Proteins found in one Canis lupus baileyi chromosome 18, mCanLup2.hap1, whole genome shotgun sequence genomic segment:
- the LSM5 gene encoding U6 snRNA-associated Sm-like protein LSm5 — protein sequence MAANATTNPSQLLPLELVDKCIGSRIHIVMKSDKEIVGTLLGFDDFVNMVLEDVTEFEITPEGRRITKLDQILLNGNNITMLVPGGEGPEV from the exons ATGGCGGCCAACGCTACCACTAACCCGTCGCAGCTGCTGCCTCTAG agctCGTGGACAAATGTATAGGATCAAGAATTCACATTGTGATGAAGAGTGATAAAGAAATTGTTGGCACACTTTTGGGATTTGATGACTTTGTCA ATATGGTACTGGAGGATGTCACTGAGTT tGAAATCACACCAGAAGGAAGAAGGATCACTAAATTAGATCAAATTTtgctaaatggaaataatataacAATG cTAGTTCCTGGAGGAGAAGGTCCTGAAGTATGA